From the Roseiconus lacunae genome, one window contains:
- a CDS encoding glucoamylase family protein, whose protein sequence is MIRWQRFDASEMNQSNHNPLVANRTNACDRSLEANRPLSIEASEFLNDLIDRCLRYFQDASHSDTGLVADRGKHDGSCMSEVSSIAACGFGLSAYAIAAETGRMSANDAAGQVKKMLWSLTRQADHFQGIAYHFIAANSGTRLNQCEASTIDTALLVAGALHASVVFESDKMIHELTTVLYERANWNAFVDTDRCLHMGWTPESGFTPAKWDQFSEHPILLLLAIASPTHPIPKACWLAWQRKPVLRYDQTPLLSYPPLFVHQYPWAYFDVRGAIDPTGWDFWRNSQLAHCSHVRYLQALAKSKPETFSHYGNDLWGLTSSDSPTGYRDWGGPFDDGWTTDGPANVDRVVAHRGIDGTIVPSAAGGALAIVPDLALNTLIAQRSIGAEEIYGRYGFVNAFHPKTGWRSSDVIGIDTGITMLMAHNLLCGGVWNAFMAHPAAANALKLAGFRAQDCER, encoded by the coding sequence ATGATTCGCTGGCAACGCTTTGACGCATCTGAAATGAATCAATCCAATCATAACCCTTTGGTCGCCAACCGAACGAATGCGTGTGACCGATCCTTGGAAGCAAATCGGCCACTGTCGATCGAAGCCTCCGAATTCTTGAACGACTTGATCGATCGCTGCCTAAGGTACTTTCAAGACGCTTCGCATTCGGATACTGGCTTGGTCGCCGACCGTGGAAAACACGACGGCAGTTGCATGTCAGAGGTGTCCAGCATTGCGGCTTGCGGCTTTGGATTGTCAGCGTACGCGATCGCGGCGGAGACTGGTCGCATGTCAGCCAACGACGCTGCCGGTCAGGTCAAGAAAATGCTTTGGTCGCTCACACGCCAAGCTGATCATTTTCAAGGCATCGCTTACCACTTCATTGCCGCAAACAGTGGCACTCGGTTAAATCAGTGTGAAGCGTCCACGATTGATACCGCGCTGTTGGTCGCCGGCGCGCTGCACGCGTCAGTGGTGTTTGAATCTGACAAAATGATTCACGAGTTGACAACGGTTCTCTACGAACGTGCCAATTGGAATGCATTCGTCGATACCGACCGCTGCTTGCATATGGGATGGACGCCCGAATCAGGATTCACGCCTGCGAAGTGGGATCAGTTCAGCGAGCACCCGATCCTATTGCTACTCGCAATCGCATCCCCGACACACCCGATCCCTAAAGCGTGCTGGCTTGCGTGGCAACGCAAACCGGTTTTGCGATACGATCAGACGCCGTTGCTTAGCTACCCGCCATTGTTTGTTCACCAATACCCTTGGGCATACTTTGACGTACGTGGCGCCATCGATCCGACGGGATGGGACTTTTGGCGCAATAGCCAACTCGCCCACTGTTCGCACGTCCGTTATTTACAGGCCCTTGCCAAGTCTAAACCTGAGACGTTTTCTCACTATGGCAATGATTTGTGGGGCCTAACCAGCAGCGACAGTCCGACGGGATACCGTGACTGGGGAGGACCGTTCGATGACGGTTGGACCACCGACGGTCCGGCGAATGTTGACCGAGTCGTTGCCCATCGAGGCATCGATGGAACGATCGTCCCCAGTGCCGCGGGTGGTGCGTTAGCCATCGTCCCCGATTTGGCATTGAATACGCTGATAGCGCAACGGTCGATCGGTGCAGAAGAAATCTACGGTCGCTATGGGTTCGTCAATGCGTTTCACCCGAAGACCGGATGGAGAAGTTCAGATGTCATCGGCATAGATACTGGAATCACAATGCTTATGGCGCACAACTTGCTTTGCGGTGGCGTCTGGAACGCATTCATGGCTCACCCCGCCGCCGCCAACGCATTAAAACTGGCCGGTTTCCGAGCACAGGATTGCGAACGATGA
- the mdoH gene encoding glucans biosynthesis glucosyltransferase MdoH, whose amino-acid sequence MNTNTTRKVVAIATALITATGLWAYLSTVQPGGVNVFEWLSAALFGILFGWIGFSFAVATIGFFHLRNGVDRPSAPLDEQGAGELPTCAVLVPVYNESPEDVFARIEAMHRDLTRLNANESFEFYVLSDSTDHEKWLTEQYVWSEVMQRLGSQAKIYYRHRAENVGRKAGNIADFCCRWSGNHKLMIILDADSLMAGATMIEMVRRMAADPKLGILQVPPTPIGRRSLFARLQQFSAHAYGSVFVRGFDRWAGDQGNYWGHNAILRIDAFRDHCDLPTLPGEAPLGGAILSHDFVEAALMVAADWKVRLADDLGGSYEECPTTLADYAQRDLRWCQGNLQHSRLIISDGFRLPSRLHFASGVMSYVSSPLWIAFTLACIAGWIADGSADNVSAFQQLGQLGLFATAMLMLLIPKAYGWMITRQRRATDLAERQNLTGSILVEVLMSILLSPIMAILHTRFVIATLRGRKIQWNAQQRDEHGVTLAEAARQGAGYTITGILLTGLLYYANPAMLIWFTPILAGLLFAIPLIMALGSQAAGSSLLRWQLLSIPEEITPPQLTADFAIAHAANQAATAGQAGRLFRKVLDDPGFFTIHCRVLKASDADRPLSLAERNETRQAAETDPDMIPMRDRAKVLSDTALLKELHVHTQLIAQSA is encoded by the coding sequence ATGAATACAAATACAACGCGCAAGGTCGTGGCAATCGCCACGGCCTTGATCACCGCTACCGGTCTTTGGGCGTATCTATCGACCGTTCAGCCGGGAGGCGTCAATGTCTTCGAGTGGCTCAGTGCGGCACTGTTCGGCATATTGTTCGGATGGATCGGTTTCTCATTTGCCGTCGCAACGATCGGTTTTTTTCATTTGCGAAATGGGGTTGACCGTCCATCGGCACCGCTCGATGAGCAGGGCGCGGGTGAATTGCCTACGTGCGCGGTTCTGGTTCCCGTCTACAACGAATCGCCTGAAGATGTCTTTGCGCGAATCGAAGCAATGCATCGCGATTTAACGCGGCTTAACGCGAATGAGTCGTTTGAGTTCTATGTCTTAAGTGACTCAACTGATCATGAGAAATGGTTGACCGAACAGTACGTTTGGTCCGAGGTCATGCAGCGATTGGGAAGCCAAGCAAAAATTTACTATCGCCATCGTGCAGAAAATGTTGGACGCAAGGCCGGCAATATCGCCGATTTTTGCTGCCGCTGGTCGGGTAACCACAAACTCATGATCATCTTAGACGCCGATAGCTTGATGGCGGGTGCGACGATGATCGAAATGGTGCGCCGAATGGCCGCCGATCCAAAGCTGGGGATTTTGCAGGTACCGCCGACACCGATCGGCCGACGATCCCTGTTTGCAAGATTGCAACAGTTCTCGGCGCATGCTTATGGTAGCGTTTTTGTCCGTGGGTTTGATCGCTGGGCCGGTGACCAAGGCAACTACTGGGGGCACAATGCGATCCTTAGAATTGATGCCTTTCGTGACCACTGCGACTTACCAACTTTGCCCGGCGAGGCACCGCTGGGTGGCGCAATCCTTAGTCACGACTTTGTCGAAGCTGCCTTGATGGTCGCGGCAGATTGGAAGGTTCGTCTCGCCGACGACTTGGGCGGAAGTTACGAAGAGTGTCCGACAACGCTAGCGGATTATGCACAACGCGATCTCCGTTGGTGCCAGGGCAATCTGCAGCATTCGCGGCTCATCATTTCAGATGGGTTTCGATTGCCAAGCCGGTTGCACTTTGCCAGCGGAGTGATGTCCTATGTTAGTTCGCCTCTCTGGATTGCATTCACGCTAGCGTGCATCGCCGGTTGGATCGCGGATGGTTCGGCGGACAATGTTTCCGCTTTTCAACAACTCGGTCAATTGGGATTATTTGCGACCGCGATGTTGATGCTGCTTATTCCGAAAGCGTACGGATGGATGATTACCAGGCAACGACGTGCAACCGACCTCGCCGAACGGCAAAACCTTACCGGAAGTATCTTGGTCGAAGTCTTGATGTCGATTTTGTTGTCACCAATCATGGCAATCCTGCACACGCGATTTGTAATCGCGACGCTGCGAGGAAGGAAGATTCAGTGGAATGCCCAACAGCGAGACGAGCATGGGGTGACCCTTGCCGAAGCGGCGCGACAGGGAGCCGGATACACGATCACAGGCATCCTGCTAACGGGCCTGCTTTACTATGCGAATCCCGCAATGCTGATTTGGTTTACGCCCATCCTCGCTGGTTTGCTGTTCGCAATTCCTTTGATCATGGCTCTCGGTAGTCAGGCAGCCGGCTCATCGCTTTTGCGTTGGCAGCTATTGTCAATTCCCGAAGAAATAACGCCTCCACAACTGACCGCCGACTTCGCGATCGCTCATGCAGCGAATCAAGCCGCGACTGCCGGACAAGCAGGGCGACTGTTTCGCAAGGTACTTGACGATCCCGGCTTCTTCACGATTCATTGCCGCGTACTCAAGGCGAGTGATGCGGATCGTCCGTTGAGTCTTGCCGAGCGGAACGAAACGCGACAGGCAGCCGAAACTGACCCGGATATGATTCCGATGAGAGACCGAGCGAAGGTGCTTAGCGATACCGCGTTACTGAAAGAACTTCACGTGCATACTCAACTGATCGCACAGTCGGCTTGA
- a CDS encoding nucleoside hydrolase: MIEKKLPTVLTVLVSLVCSVLLAQDSSGAGPPVSIIFDTDMAGDCDDAGALAVLNALADKGEATILAVVTNRRDAAGDSAAACDAINTFYGRPDVPIGTDKDGAKTKWNRPSPYTPVLRNEFPQDSPGDSDAPDALEVYRQTLAAQKDRSVVICSVGALSNLEDLLNSSGDRHSPLSGAELIATKVKLTVIMGGAFPRSAKPETNILLDPPAAVAVANRWPSPILWQGFEIGSALHCGAKLKTVDEYHPIRRAFELRPYLGGKAIDRGKPAHDQAAVLLAVRGVEPKFWNVVDGGRVVVDSDGHTEFKKDFKKQHRYVEIKGRPDRLADVIDDLMVATPKR; this comes from the coding sequence ATGATCGAAAAGAAACTTCCTACGGTGTTGACTGTCCTCGTTAGCCTCGTTTGCTCAGTCCTGCTCGCACAGGATTCGTCCGGGGCGGGACCCCCTGTCTCCATTATCTTCGATACCGATATGGCAGGTGACTGTGACGATGCTGGTGCGCTCGCGGTACTGAACGCGTTGGCCGACAAAGGCGAAGCGACAATTTTGGCAGTGGTAACCAATCGGCGAGACGCCGCGGGCGATTCGGCTGCCGCATGTGACGCAATCAATACCTTCTATGGTCGCCCTGACGTGCCGATCGGCACGGATAAAGACGGAGCGAAAACGAAATGGAACCGCCCCAGCCCATACACCCCCGTGCTTCGCAACGAGTTTCCTCAAGACAGCCCCGGTGACAGCGACGCGCCCGACGCCTTGGAGGTGTATCGCCAAACGCTAGCGGCACAGAAGGACCGCAGTGTCGTGATTTGTAGTGTCGGGGCGCTTAGCAATCTAGAAGATCTGCTCAATTCCAGTGGCGATCGGCATAGCCCACTGTCTGGTGCTGAGTTGATTGCCACGAAGGTCAAGTTGACGGTGATCATGGGCGGCGCGTTTCCTCGTTCCGCAAAGCCGGAGACCAATATCTTGCTTGACCCTCCCGCCGCAGTCGCCGTCGCCAACCGTTGGCCATCACCCATTCTTTGGCAGGGCTTCGAAATCGGATCGGCGCTGCACTGCGGGGCGAAACTGAAGACCGTTGACGAGTACCATCCGATACGCCGCGCGTTTGAGCTCCGACCATACTTGGGCGGGAAAGCGATCGACCGTGGGAAACCGGCGCACGATCAAGCTGCCGTACTCTTGGCCGTTCGCGGAGTCGAACCGAAATTTTGGAACGTCGTTGACGGCGGAAGAGTGGTCGTCGATTCCGATGGCCATACCGAATTTAAAAAGGACTTCAAGAAGCAACATCGATACGTCGAAATCAAAGGCCGCCCTGACAGACTTGCAGATGTCATTGACGACCTGATGGTTGCGACACCAAAACGGTAG